The sequence tgatAAAGTTGTCATGACACTCAtcatattaacttttttttttttgataagtaACCCTCAGCAACAATACTTCCCTATGCACCAATACTTAGAAGTTGGTAATTTGAAGGTTACTGCAATAATTACTTGCTAGGATATATATTGGGTATCTTTGCTTTATATCCCATCAGTATTTTGAGTATTAAGAAAACTTAATGTATAATCTTCCGTTTTACGCAAGTATATAATTGTTAGTACTTTTTTCAGTCCCTGCTTATCTACTTCTAATGAACATTGCTTTCAACTATATCCTGTAAGGAATCACAATTTATAATGGATGTGAAGAGAATGTTGTAATCAAGAAGAAATACCTTGTTCTGTTTCTTGCTGTACATAGAGTAGAATCACTTTGATTCTTTAAACATGACGAAAAACTGCTCTCGCTCCTGTTCAACCTTACTCCGGTTACTTTTTTTTGATGGAATAACATGTTTATGGTGAGAGATATCACCAGTTCCCGAAAGGTCTTGTATTTTCATGTTCCATCAAGTGAGAAGCTAACTATCACACATATCAGAAATAATCCCTCTAGTGTTGATCTGTCGTATTTTAAAGGTGTACCTTAATCGACCAAATAAGGTAATTGTGGTAATAATATAATGTGGGCTCAGGAGggtgtattttattttatttttgaatgacTGACGTCTAAACCCCACTTTGTAGTAGAGGTAAGGTCTATCGAAAACAGTCTCTCTACCTTGAGGTAGAGATAAGGTTTGCATACACTCTATCTTCCCTAGACCCAactttgtgggattacactTGGAATGTTGTTGTGATGAGTATGATTGATGTCTAAACCAACACTAAGGAAGTGCTATGACACTTGATGGAATAGTAGACGAGCCTCACCTGGAAATAATTCTCGGAGAGAAGAAAAGGTTACATTACACCTGTAGCTTCCGTGCCATGTGGTTGACAAGTTCATCCTCAAATCATGTGAACTAAGTAGCCACAAAAACTGCAATTTATGCACATAATAAATTTAAGCACCTTTTCCTTCCTTACAGCTCAATATTAAAAGTGGAGTAGAGTAGTCCACAAATTTTGTGTCTTCTACAGGTTAGGTAcgcttttttttcttataagaaATATGCACGTGTTCTGATATTCGTATTTTGTGGAATGTATGCGATATATTCGGACTTGTTAGTTTCAGATCATTGTTGAGCAAGCTTTCTGTTATGCTAAGGTTACTTGTCTTCTTTAAGATATGAACATCTTCTTGTCAGGCCAGGCACAATCAAGGATCCAAAGATTCAAATACTTCTAAATTTGGAGAATTGTGGATATAAAACTTTATTAGACTTAGTCTTTTTAGTTATCGCTTTGTCGTACTTGCTCTAAACAATAACAGAGAAGGTCCGAAATTACCCTTATAAGTTATACATGCAAAATTGAGCAGATTTGTCCTATATTAGTACTTTAGTTCACTTATGCCCTTACCGTCAAATACTTGGTCCAAATACTATGCGCAATTGAGCAGAATAAGGGTGTATTTGGGCCAAGTATTTGATGCTAAGGGCTTAAGTAAATTGAAGTATAAACGGAGGAAAAATACGCTCAATTTCACATAGTATGAGAGTATATTTGGACCTTTCCAGAACAATAGATTGTATCCAGGGAACAAGCTAGCTCATAGGAAATTGGTCTGCTGAACTGATCTTGCTTAGGGGTGGGTGAAGAAGGGTATCCAATTCAAATCCATGCActtctttttccatttttctcttAGATGTGCTCGTCACTGAGCGCCTGGAGATTGATTGAAAAAGCAGGCCCAGCCGACCCTCTCCCCCTACTTGTCCCAAAGAAGTATTtcttcactttatttttcaaaactagaATTTCGTATATTAATGAATTAGGCTCTTTCTGGAATTTGTTCCTTAGCATCTCAAATCTGAATTGGACAATGCCGGAACGTACATCAAACATGTTAAAGAGCTGGGTAAGGAGAGGAGGTACCAAGAGCCAGAAGAGATGGTGGAGGTCATGTATATGGGGGTCAGTTTGGAAGGAAAGGCACAATAGATGTTTCGACAATAGATCCAAATCCATACAGAAGGTTAAATGGAATCGTATAGTATCTCtacttttttggtgtaaacaatTGTGTATAGTAGGTACGATCAGATTGTAGATTTGATAGGAAGTTTGTAATTGACACTTTTTGGTGGTGTCCAGCATGCTCTTAATGCTGAAGAATAAAACATttccagtttcaaaaaaaaaaaaaattgaaggaatAATTCAGGGGAAAGTGCcatttaaaggaaaataaagtaGTCACTCGTTTTTACATTCACTATAAAGTATTTTAATGACAATAATCTAAAGATCTTTTCTCATGCTTTAATCTTATTTATGGAAGTAATTTTCGATGTGTAAATGACCAGTTTTTGCATTACAGGATATGCACTTCCAAGGTTTACTCAACTTACGATGACTTCGTATTACACTGCTTCAAGTGCCTCACATTACGGAATATCATTGCTTACCAGACGTATTGAGGAGGCACATACTTCTGGTGTTCAACCTAAAAGACTCAGCTGATTGACTTGAGGTGCACAAAATCAGAGCCAAACTTTACTTCAAATTTTGCAATGAATCATATATAGTTGGAGCAATTGTCAATTCAAAAGAGGCATGTTCATTGCTTTGGTGACTTCTCTTTTGGtaaaatatatagtttttacTTTGTAATTAGAGGAATGTTTGAACTTGGaagaaaatattcttaattTCGCATAGTGTGAGGGTATATTTGGACCTTTTCCGAACAATATATTGTATTCCAGGGACAGGTTTGCGTTAGTACTACGCAGAAGATGCGTGAACTAATCTTGCTTATGGCGGGTGAAGAAAGGTATCCAATTGAAATCAttgctcttttttttctttctatttttcgcTTAGATGTGTCTGACATACTTATATCTTATTTATCAAAGTGATTTTTAATGGGTGAATGACCATATTCCTGGGTAATTTTGCATATGCACTTCCCAGGTTTACTCAACTTACAATGACTTCATATTATAATGTTTCAAGTGCATCACATTTAGAGGCGTATTCACAATTTTATAAggatgaatatattattatgaaaagatgcatataaATTTGTCCGTTTTGATCAAGTTCTTAATATTGAAACgctcaattttaaaaatataggtTGAAAACATATAATGCTACTAGTTTTAAATTTGAGATAAGAGTCAAAAACACATCTAAATTGTTTGATTTATTGCCCAACTCTTTTTTGGCGGTTAGTTCTTGGTgggaattttgaaatttttgccTTCCCTTTCAATTTCGAATTTTCGTTAAATTACTAGTTTACCCTCAATTGATTGAGTCACCTTTAACCTGATAAATGGTTAGTAAACCTATGGCCCAAGTCTGACCATGTAcatgtcattttctttaaataactTTCACTTCGAAttcgttttttattttttaaaaacttatgcAAATGAAAACTCGAGATAAATTATACTTTTGaattagtttatattttggTCTAATGATTGTTTTGCTCGTGCTGTTTTCAATCTTAATACTCTATTTGATTGTAAGTAACGCTCgtcataatttatattataagaatgtaatataatattttcttattagatttttttgtttgttttgaagAAAGATTATGATTTAAAGTGTCCTTAAATTATagtaataagaaagaaaatatttattaaacagATATATCCTAAAATGGGATATTGGACGACAACCAAACAGACAGAGTAGAAATTATTGTCCTGATTTTTTTCCTGTATCGTTCGATACTGTTTTTCTCCGTTTCAATGCTTAGACCATCtccaattcatttttattttagtctttattttttatttttgaagagtaAAAATAGAGAAAGGACACTCCGACTCCTCTTTATTTTAATCTATATTCTTCATTTCAGAGAGGTGAATATTAGTTCTACAAATTTGAATAACcactttattgttatttttgttattgcatagttaacatattattttacatataatgtTATCACTAAAATATCTAATATtcgtaatttttaaaaaagtaatataatatttttaaaaatatattattttaatatatgctATATTCATTTCgaattgataatatttcaaatttaaaaaatttcgtcactaatataatttaattttattattaattttcactatAAAGAAAGTACAATTAAAGTGATGAGatgaaaattctaatttaaaaaatataatacataacacaataatttaaatatgagaTAGCAGCTAATACATAAGATGATCATTTAATTACaagataaaagtaaaatacataAGATAATagtttaaatacaaaaataacaataccataaataacatataacttatttatcataacataatttagtAATTCAATAGGTCGTTTCCAGATTTAGCTATATTTTGGGAAAAAATAATGTGTGGCCAAAAATTTGTTATTACTGTGGTTATGCATAtcgatttcttttttcaattattcataGTTATTCTTTTTGCATGTAATTACAAACATCTGGATCactaataacttctaaaattatataaaaattttattttcttatatgacTTCCTTGAGTTTGATATATCTATTTAGCCTTACACCGTCTTGTTGTTTGGATATAGCTACTCTAATTGTACAATAGTTTGTGGTAGATGAAAATTTCTGATTTGAACTATTTTagttacataaaaaattaaggataaaaatgttaattttgaaCTCCATAATGCATTAttagaaggaaaaaatatatatactagcaaactaataaatcaaattaaatgctataaccatactttaatttaattgcaccccgtagcaaactgtttgttaGTCaactctctccctcaaactctttTGTCGCCACTTTCCCTCTCTCGACTCGCtccctctcacttttatacaaacacaagtttATAAGATGCaattctgtttgtataaagtgagaaaaattgtatatatacatacattttctTTCTCCTCTCTCCGTTCTCGCTCGCCATTCTCCCAAATCTCACTCGCCACCCTCACCtctatcgcttatacaaacataaatgaaatgtataaattgtgtttctgtttgtataaagtgagaggaaattgtatatacacttgcaaatacatatatcttcatgctatacacttataattatacaatacaaatattcctCTGCCCAAATTTcctttgtctttctctctttctcgttttatacatacacaaattatacaattgatttgtatacaactgctttcttttgtatatgtatagcgaattatataattggtttctttgtatatgtatagggAATTATACACATGTTTGCTATAGAgtgcaattatacaaactttctATAGCATACAAACATGAATTTTGTATTTACTAAATGTGAAAGTTGCTCTTAGTAGAACAATTTCGGAAGTAACATAATAATCTTGAAAGTAGAATACTTATGTAActtttatgtaattatatttcattaatgattttacttttattcaaatttttgctttgatttgtatattatataatatttgatagtagtttatgttatttagaaatttagaataaaatataattttacattaacaaataatttgaaaaaataaaatataaaagaacatgaaaattagtccataaagtgattattttaagaacaaaaaaagaagcaatAATTTCTGctataaaaataagaataaaataaaaataaaaatataatattgaggagaaataaataaattctgttttagaatataaaaaaagagaattaaGTTGAGTTGGTTttctaaaaaaactaaattgaattgaaattaattttaaaaataaataaatttatatttgtagaTTAATAGTGAATATGATGTTTAcacttatttaatatatatatatgtcatctatttaaatttataatttattttattaaacttatCCTGTTAAATATTAGTTTAAAAGAAGTGAAAGTGAAAGTAGAAGACGATTCAATTTACAGCCCATGAAACGTGGAGCCCACCCAATTCATACTTGATAGCCCTAACGGCGGTACAAcagaaaattttcaattttacaaTAAAGCTGGACTCCACTTGCTACAGTTCAAGTTTAATCTACGAAACTTACGctttcgttttttttttctttttcaacacaAGGGAGGAAAAAGACGAAGATCAAGCTAGGTAAGGCTTTGAATATCTTATATGTATTAGCAAAGATTATGCGTATGAACTCATGCACTATCTAGGTTTTGATTGTAAAGAAGAGAGAATTTACAGATTTAAGTGTGTCTAGGTTTTGAATGTAAAGAAAGAGAGAATTTACAGATTTaagtgttcttttttttttttgtgtgtgtgtgcagtTCTTCGGGATCAGTTTTTTGTTGTATTGGTAATCCGTGTGTTTTGACTTTTGCAGGCAATCTTGAATTCGGAATTTCCCCCATCTAAAGATGGTAGGCTTAGCGACAATCGCTTTCTGAGctgtagggttagggttttgagtTCTTATGAAgctctaattttattttttcttttgtctcaGCTTCCCCTCTCTTTGCTCAAGACTGCACAGGGGCATCCCATGGTAAGCTTTTGAATTCATGTGGAAGAGGGGTAGTGtctccttattttttttctctctttcttgtttatGTTTAGTCCGATCTTAATTCTTTTCGGTGTGGTAATGCAGTTagctcaattaggtttttccaAGTGCTGCATGTTTTGAATGAAACTGAACTTATGAATAACATACAAAAACAACAAACCCTGTGAATAAAGTAGTTATAGGAATACAGGAGTGTAATTCTCCTGTTGTAGCTGTTTGGGTAATTGGAGGGAGAATAACAATAATGATTTCATGTTTTGTCCAGTTGTTAGTTGAGGCTTTTGGCTAACATTCTTAAAGGCAACAGATTTTTTGTTGGTATAGTTTATCAAGTTTCTGCATATTTATATAGTATCTCCAAAATATGCCACAAGTCCCTGGGATTATTGTTGTTTAAGTTGATTGTATTTGTTCAATTATCTTaatctggaaaattttgttttctaatACAGTTGGTGGAACTAAAAAATGGAGAGACTTATAATGGTCATTTGGTGAATTGTGATACTTGGATGAATATCCATCTTCGTGAAGTTATCTGTACGTCAAAGGTAATTCattgttttttaaatatgttattgttaGGTTTTCAAATGTATTGGTGCAAGACCAcctgattttgaaaaatcaatgcAGGATGGAGATAGATTTTGGAGAATGCCTGAATGTTATATTCGTGGCAATACCATAAAGTATCTTAGAGTTCCTGATGAGGTTAGTTTGTTTTCTTAATTACTATGATTAATAATGCTTTCGTGTAGTATTATTCGCTTTTTCACTTGCAACATAGTGTGTATGGGACGTTTGGACCTTGTACTAAGGGAACAGAAGATGGGTGCCTATTTTGCAGTAGttatttgtattattaaatGGTCGCTTGGCAGGGGTGACTGTAAAATTTGTATACTAGTTGTGGAATGGCAGTTTCTACTTAAGTAACTGGGACTAAACTACTTGCTTTAGTGCTATCACCCAACATGACAATGAGTTTGAAAAATCTTTAGTTGTCATAGAGAGTACACGttaatatacacaataaatatttttttacacaCCTCNGGGGTGGGGAATTTGAAAAGGAGAGGTAGGTGAGAAGAGTTTTCATGGGCAGCTCACATTTTCATTTAAAAGGTCATAATGTTAACAGATAGAAGTAACTGTAAAATGAAAATTCCCTATATCCTTGCAGATGTAAATGGCAGATTTACACTTTCACTTCTACGAAAATGGAAAAGAATGCAGATTGCCTTTTCTTTTATACATAGAATAACTTTAGTATTGCAACATTATTTACTGAGAGGTTAAGCTTTGTAGATATTcttgattatatatattttaatggaCATGCCTACTTGTGTTGACAGGTTTGAACAGTAATTTTTTATCACTGGGGTTGGAGACTGAGTTTGCAGTAGTTTATAAATTCTGGAAGCTTAGTCTGCCCTTGGCTCTTTATTTGACCAAGTTAATAATCCCTCCTAGTGCTGTTTGGTTAACTATGCTATTTGTGTTCTTTCCAGGTTATTGATAAAGTtcaagaagaaacaaaaagcCGTGGAGGTACTACTTTGGACTATTAATTATTAGGAATTGTTATAACCACTTCTATTTTAGCTATTGGATCAGTGTGGGGTTTGTTGATTTTACAAATACTGCCCTGCTAGCCTAGAATTAGTGTCTGAACATTCAACttaaattagtatatttttaaatCCTTTTGCAGATAGAAAACCACCTGGTGTAGGTGGACGAGGTAGGGGAAGAGGAGGTAGGGATGAAGGTGCTGCTGGAAGACAGGGGAAAGGCATTGGGCGTGGAATGGAAGATGCGGGAGCCAAAGGCCGAGGCAAAGGAGGACCTGGTGCCAAGTCTGGTGGAAAAGGTATGAAGTGTTCAATATGGAagttatatgtaattttatccTCATTCTGCTAAAAGTTTATGTCATCCCCGAGTCTCAATCCGTGACAATGAATTTCCATGTGAGATAATCTTATCATGCATTTATCTATCTAGCAATATACCATGTTCTATGCTTGAAATTAGTCTCCATACAGCAAGTCTCTAAGTTGTAACAGTCCTCAAGTATATTTGTGAACGCATTATTTATATAGCCATTTGCTAATCAGATGATTCTGGATGGTGTTTATTGTACAGGTGGTGGCCGTGGACGTGGCTGATCACCGTCATTTAGAGAAAAAGAAGCCAGATGACAAGCTAGATTATATTGTATCTAATTTTGTTTGTACTTTCAAATTATAAAGCAACTTAACGGAGAAAAGGCCTGCTTCcagttattattaatttaagatGGAATGTATGTAGGCTTGAAATGCTCACTCTCTTTCCTTGACGAAGACATATGTAAGAGTTGGTGTCTTGAAAATATTTGACCCTCGTCGGTAtgtgttttaattttaaatgaaatctGAGCTAGCTTTCTTTTCCCAATGCGAGAAGCTGAGGTTCTTGTCAAATATTTCTGTACTTCAGATGAGAGAGGCAAACATTTGGTATTtacaattattttccaaaagtTGTGATTATTGCTTCTTTACTTTTAGGTTTCAAGAACATGCTAAATTTGGATGAGTTCTCAttgaaaatatgatatttttttggaaaaattattactttcatgTCTTACCACTAATTAAGAGTAATCTAGATATCTTATCCTTAGATATGTGGCAAGCTAAATTAGATACGTGGCAAGCTAAATTGATATTTGTATGTATTCGGTTTGCTATGTATTCTGCGAATTCAGTTTATACTAAGCGAGTATCTTTTTTGGTATTTCCTTTTATAATTCCTGTTTGTTTGAGGTTTTACGAAAGAAAACTTATCCAATAAATGAAGGCAGTCACGTAATCTTTAGTATAAAGACAAACTGATTATGGGATGCAGACAAAATGTTgctatataaaaatttaaatattattttttgtagaCAAAATGTtgctatataaaaataaaatatcattttgcGTTGGACATATTTCTCTTCTCATCATCAGCGTTAGTGTAGTTGATGGCTGGCATCAACGTAGATATGGAGCATGTGATAGTTGAATCTCAAGAaatggagaaagaagaagaagaagtaaagCCTCAAAAGACAAAGCGAGTTGCTTCCCTTGATATTTTCAGAGGCCTCACTGTTGCAGTAAGTTTGACTCATCTTTCTCTTCTTATGACCCTTTCCTTCTCCTACTTGGCGAAGATTGGAACTATGGGATTATAATTCTACTTGGACAATGATGATTCATGAGAGGTAATGGCCTGGATTCTTTAAACAGAAGAAATTGTGTCACTATCCAATACTTACTAAAATTTAGAAACTAATTCAAATGGTCTCTCAGAGAAGAACATAAATTGTTTTATCCCTTTTAGTGAAAGGggaatatgaatattatttggtatttgatttttagaaaatgacttgcttattttctggaaaatgtttttcctcTGTACCCTTAGTAGTTACCTTGCTGTGGAATGTTGGAAAATAGTT comes from Solanum pennellii chromosome 1, SPENNV200 and encodes:
- the LOC107008101 gene encoding probable U6 snRNA-associated Sm-like protein LSm4; translated protein: MLPLSLLKTAQGHPMLVELKNGETYNGHLVNCDTWMNIHLREVICTSKDGDRFWRMPECYIRGNTIKYLRVPDEVIDKVQEETKSRGDRKPPGVGGRGRGRGGRDEGAAGRQGKGIGRGMEDAGAKGRGKGGPGAKSGGKGGGRGRG